From the genome of Photobacterium sp. TLY01:
CTTCTGACATCTGGTGCGCTGCCAGGCCGCACAGAGCCACAGGCGACCCGATTCAGAAATCTGCTTTCCCACGGACACAGGGGTGACTGATGAAGCGCCTGAAGATATCCACACCCCAGATCAGCGCGATGAAACGAGTAGCAAATGGCATTCAGCTAAGACAAGATGATATATTTTGAATCATGAATGAGAAGTTGTTAAATCGCAGGAACGGTCACTATGCTAGCACCAGAGAAACCCAGAAACGAAGTTGAGCGTTTGCAATGCTTGCGTTCCTTATCTTTGCTGGATACAGATCGGGAAGAGAGATTCGACCGGATAACGCGTCTCGCCAGGCGATTGTTCAATGTGCCAGTCGCCACCGTCACGCTGGTTGATGATGACAGGCAGTGGTTTAAATCCTGTTGCGGCGCCGACCTGACGGAAACCAGCCGGGAAGTGTCATTTTGCGGGCACGCAATTCTTGATGATGGCCCTTTCATTGTCTCTGATGCCTCCCAGGACAAACGTTTTCATGATAATCCTTTGGTCTGCGGGCCTCCTCATATCCGCTTTTATGCGGGTGTGCCTTTGGTTTACGACAATAAATACAAGCTGGGTACCTTGTGTATCTTCGATCATCAGCCCCATTCGATGGACAATGACGAAGTGAGGGATCTGGTGGATCTGGCCAAAATGGCCGAGCAGGAGTTGTCTGCCCTGCACGATGCAACCATTGATGAATTGACTCAGATCTCTAACCGTCGTGGTTTCATCAAACTCGCGACCAAGAGTCTGGAGAACAGCCATCTCCATGGCACCCCTTTCTCACTGGCATTTTTCGACCTGAATAAGTTCAAAGAAATCAATGACAAACTCGGTCATCAGGCTGGTGATGATGCGCTGAAGGACTTTGCTTTTCTGATCAGTCAGAGCTTTCGCTACTCTGATTTATTTGCCCGAGTCGGCGGGGATGAGTTTGTCGTCTTGTATTCAGGGGTCACGGAGCAAGAAGCTCAGACCATGATTCAACGTTTTCAGAAAACGGTGGATGAATTCAACGTGCAGCAAAAGCGCCCGTATCAGTTATCTTTCAGTGCTGGTGTCTACACTTTGCCCGCAGGGAAAATGATGAACCTGGACGAAATTCTGGCAAAAGCCGATTCCAGAATGTATCTCAGTAAGATGCAATCCTGAATATAAAAACAAACCCCGGCTTTTCAGGCCGGGGTTTGATGTTTCTGACACAATTATTTTTTCAATGTTTTCGGTGCAGCACTGCGATTACGAATCGCTTTTTGTAACCGCATCCGGCGCTCTGCCGCAGATTGATCCGGGTTGTTCGTCCGGCCTTTACGATCGCGATAAGAAGCTTTGGTGTTCAGCTTCTCAATGAGTGCATCACGTTTCGCGGGTTCATAACCTTCCAGAATCACCCGGCGAATGCGCTGTTTGATGAGTTTTTCCACTTGCAGCAAAGTCAGTTCTTCTTCACGGCTGACAAAAGAAATTGCGTGACCTTGCTGTCCGGCACGACCGGTACGGCCAATGCGGTGGACATAGTCTTCGGCAAGGAACGGCATGTCATAGTTCACCACATGCGGTAAACCTTGAATATCCAGTCCGCGAGCTGCCACTTCCGTGGCCACCATGACGCGAGCTTTGCCTGTCGTAAATTCTTCCAGCGCACGGCGGCGTGCACTTTGTGCTTTATCACCATGGCAAAGTACGGCTTTGATTCCGTCGAGTTTCAGCTCAGTGACCAGCGTATTGGCCGTTTCTTTGTAATTGACAAACACCAGTACCTGCTGCCAGTTCTTTTTGCCGATCAGCTCAGAAAGCAGTTCACGTTTGCGTTCCTCGTCAACCGGATAAACCACATGCGCCACGGTTTCTGCCGTCGAGTTTTCAGGCGTGACTGAAATACGCTTGGGTTTGTTTGTAATGTCGCCAGCCAGTTTGTTCATCATGCTGGAGAAGGTCGCAGAAAACAGCATGGTTTGCGGATGGCCCTGAATACCGCTCATAATCGTGCGGATATCCCCAATGAAACCCATATCTAACATACGGTCTGCTTCATCAAACACCAGAAATTCCAGGTTTGCTAACGACAGGTTGCCGAGGTCCAGATGCTCAATTAAACGGCCCGGCGTGGCAACCAGAATGTCAACGCCACTTTCCAGTTGTTTTTCCTGGCTCGACATTTTCTTGCCGCCAAAAACAGCCGCCACACGTAATTCCAGATACTGGCTGTAATCTGAAATATTGCGTGCGATTTGCTCTGCCAGTTCACGTGTCGGCGCAAGGATCAGTGCGCGAGTGGTAAAACTTTTTCTGGCTTTCGGGGTATCTGCAATTTTCTGGATAATCGGCAGTGAAAATGCAGCTGTTTTGCCCGTACCTGTCTGGGCATTTGCCACAATGTCCTCACCACGACGGGCAGCAGGGATCGCTTTTTGCTGAATAGGGGTCATCTTTTCATAACCACATTCGTCCAAAGCGCGAACAATTTCCGGAGCAAAATTTTGTGAAGCAAATGACAT
Proteins encoded in this window:
- a CDS encoding sensor domain-containing diguanylate cyclase, whose amino-acid sequence is MLAPEKPRNEVERLQCLRSLSLLDTDREERFDRITRLARRLFNVPVATVTLVDDDRQWFKSCCGADLTETSREVSFCGHAILDDGPFIVSDASQDKRFHDNPLVCGPPHIRFYAGVPLVYDNKYKLGTLCIFDHQPHSMDNDEVRDLVDLAKMAEQELSALHDATIDELTQISNRRGFIKLATKSLENSHLHGTPFSLAFFDLNKFKEINDKLGHQAGDDALKDFAFLISQSFRYSDLFARVGGDEFVVLYSGVTEQEAQTMIQRFQKTVDEFNVQQKRPYQLSFSAGVYTLPAGKMMNLDEILAKADSRMYLSKMQS
- a CDS encoding DEAD/DEAH box helicase gives rise to the protein MSFASQNFAPEIVRALDECGYEKMTPIQQKAIPAARRGEDIVANAQTGTGKTAAFSLPIIQKIADTPKARKSFTTRALILAPTRELAEQIARNISDYSQYLELRVAAVFGGKKMSSQEKQLESGVDILVATPGRLIEHLDLGNLSLANLEFLVFDEADRMLDMGFIGDIRTIMSGIQGHPQTMLFSATFSSMMNKLAGDITNKPKRISVTPENSTAETVAHVVYPVDEERKRELLSELIGKKNWQQVLVFVNYKETANTLVTELKLDGIKAVLCHGDKAQSARRRALEEFTTGKARVMVATEVAARGLDIQGLPHVVNYDMPFLAEDYVHRIGRTGRAGQQGHAISFVSREEELTLLQVEKLIKQRIRRVILEGYEPAKRDALIEKLNTKASYRDRKGRTNNPDQSAAERRMRLQKAIRNRSAAPKTLKK